A single genomic interval of Corylus avellana chromosome ca10, CavTom2PMs-1.0 harbors:
- the LOC132163867 gene encoding putative F-box protein At1g47790: MGMAAKQKQFPLDVLFDIFSRLPIKTLLRFRCVSPLWCTIIDDPDLASTHRLRRVEEPKILLLEATHKPLDLVFREDRSGLLRFVSGKAAYSLEGCCNGLLCFTRPFWYYNHSPLFLVNPQRQQVVELQRPPCKGAPWPPVHDTVCSCSYGLGFDCSTNTYKIVGVFFNGKNAGDDDDDLCAQVYTLGRGRSSWRAVKGPSKTTIRNRKCIHGRPVYACGALHWLVMHIHNNGVHLQYKIVYFDVGKEEFGLIYPPRFQSN; encoded by the coding sequence ATGGGGATGGCGGCGAAGCAAAAGCAGTTTCCGTTGGATGTACTGTTCGACATCTTTTCCCGGCTACCCATCAAGACACTCTTGCGCTTCAGGTGTGTCTCTCCGCTGTGGTGCACCATCATCGACGATCCAGACCTTGCTAGCACGCACCGACTCCGACGCGTTGAAGAACCCAAAATTCTACTTCTTGAAGCCACGCACAAACCGCTAGACCTGGTGTTTCGAGAAGATAGGAGTGGGCTCTTAAGGTTTGTAAGTGGCAAAGCAGCGTATTCTCTTGAGGGCTGCTGCAATGGGTTGCTTTGCTTCACAAGACCTTTCTGGTATTATAACCATAGCCCTTTGTTTTTGGTTAATCCTCAAAGGCAACAAGTTGTAGAGTTGCAACGTCCCCCTTGCAAAGGCGCCCCGTGGCCTCCAGTGCATGATACAGTGTGCAGTTGTAGTTATGGTTTGGGGTTTGATTGTTCAACAAATACGTACAAGATTGTTGGAGTTTTTTTCAATGGAAAAAATGCAggcgatgatgatgatgatttatgtGCCCAAGTGTACACTCTTGGAAGAGGTCGATCCTCATGGAGAGCCGTTAAAGGTCCTTCTAAAACCACAATTAGGAATCGTAAGTGTATCCATGGAAGGCCTGTATATGCATGTGGAGCACTTCATTGGCTTGTTATGCATATACATAATAATGGGGTTCATCTTCAATACAAgattgtttattttgatgttGGAAAGGAGGAATTTGGGTTGATTTATCCACCCAGATTTCAGTCTAATTAA